The Marivirga salinae DNA window AAAACCAGCAAAAAAATGGCATACAGTTTTTTATGCGATATTTGGAATTGCTCAATTTATGATTTTAGGCTTTTTCTATACTTTACCACAAGCCATGCATGCAGCAGTTTTGCCAATTGTATTATATTTTGCATTTAAGTCCTTTAATCTTCTTTACAGAACTAAAAAAATGAATGTATAACGGTTAAGCCCAACTTATTACTTGAGATAACATAGAAGCTTACTTTTCAAGCTAAACTTTAACCACAAAAGAATTAACAGAACACAATAGATTTTATATAAATATAAAATTAAACTGATGAAATTAACAAGCATCCACCAAGAAGCCATAAAACTAGTTAAAGAAGTTGGCGAGTTTATAAGGAATGAATCCGAAAATTTCAATACCGATAAAGTAGAACACAAAGGCTTTAATGATTTGGTCAGCTATGTGGATAAGGAGGCCGAGAAACGATTAGTGGAAGGTTTAGGAGAAATTCTCCCTGAATCAGGTTTTATTGCTGAAGAAGGTACTTCAAATAAGCAGGGTGAAGAATATAATTGGATTATAGATCCTTTGGATGGCACTACCAATTTTGTTCACGGTCTGCCCGTTTATTCCATCAGCGTTGCTTTGCAACAAAATGATAAGATTGTATCCGGAATTGTACTGGAAATTAACAGAGATGAATGTTTTGAAGCGGTGAAAGGTGAATCTTCTAAATTAAACGGTAAACCTATATCAGTATCAAAGAATATTAACTTATCTCAAAGCTTAATAGCTACAGGTTTTCCTTACAATGATTTTGATAAGATGGATGATTACTTATCCATCTTAAAATATTTAATGCAAAACAGCCACGGATTAAGAAGGTTTGGCAGTGCTGCCGTTGATTTAGCCTATGTAGCCTGTGGAAGATATGAAGCCTACTTTGAATACAATCTGAATGAATGGGATGTGGCGGCCGGAGCCTTTATTGTACAACAAGCAGGAGGCAAAGTAAGCAGATTTAATGGTGATGATGATTTCATTTATGGCAGAGAAATAATGTCTTGCTCCTCAGATATTTACGATGAACTATTAACTATTCTCCAGGACCGATGGAAGCACAATTAGAAGTAGAAGGAAAAAGAATAAATTTAGGCGCAGGCAGGACAGATATCTCAGAAAAAAATGGTAGGATTTTTAATTTCATTGCGGGTTTCTTATTTCTAGCAATGACTATAATTATTATACCTAAATTATTAAATGAATCAGAATCAAATTTTGCTGATAAATTGCTACCACTTTTGTATCTCGCTATAGCAATTTTTTATTTGGGTAAAGCTAGTATTGCTCAATCCAAAACTTCTAAGTATGCTCCGCATTTCATTGTTTCTGAAAATGTCATGAAAATCAAAACAAGTGTTTTTAAAAAATCTGAATTCATTAATTGGGATGATGTGAAGAAAGTTGAATTCGGTAAATATAAAATTGGAATAAAGGATAAGGCTGGCTTGCAATATTACCCTTATAAAACTCGCAAGGAAACTTCAATAGAATTGAAAAACTCAATAAAAGCTATCGCTCAACAAAAAGGAATAGAAGTAGAAAATTCGTTAAAAAGATAAGCTAGTTGAATTAACCAGCTTATCTTTTTTTAATATTAATAATACCTAAGCTTTTTTAACTTCCGGTACAAACCCAGTCTTGATCATAGGCTTGACCTTGATCTTTTAAATCATCTTCATATTCTTGTACTTCATCAGGAGAGCCACAAAATTCAGTAGTGACATCATCATTTTGTTCAGTACAAGTAGTACATACTTCCACTAAGCCACAAGAACTTATTAAAAGTATTAAAGCAAGGGTTGATAGTTTGGTTTTCATAGTGCTATTATTTACTCTTTATTATCTTCTTTTTCCTCTTCCTCTTCAGGATCTATTGCCGGTCTTTCGTCTCGGTTTGCTATTTCCCAAGTAGTATAGAATACTAAATCAGTTCTCTTTTTTAATAAATCAAATTCAATTTTATCCACTGTATCTGTATGCTGATGATAATCTGGATGAGTCCCGTTAAAATAGAAGATGATCGGAACACCATTTTTTGCAAAGTTCCAATGATCTGATCGATAATAAATTCTATCAGGATGATCTTCGGCATTATAGGTGTAATCTAAATCTAATTTAGTGTAATTTGCATTCATCGCCTCACTGATTTCATGTAATTCAGTTGAGATTCTATCAGACCCAATCAAATATACAAATTCTCTATCATCCATATGAACAGAATCAACTCTACCGATCATATCTATATTCAAATTCGTTACCGTATTTTCTAAT harbors:
- a CDS encoding inositol monophosphatase family protein, producing the protein MKLTSIHQEAIKLVKEVGEFIRNESENFNTDKVEHKGFNDLVSYVDKEAEKRLVEGLGEILPESGFIAEEGTSNKQGEEYNWIIDPLDGTTNFVHGLPVYSISVALQQNDKIVSGIVLEINRDECFEAVKGESSKLNGKPISVSKNINLSQSLIATGFPYNDFDKMDDYLSILKYLMQNSHGLRRFGSAAVDLAYVACGRYEAYFEYNLNEWDVAAGAFIVQQAGGKVSRFNGDDDFIYGREIMSCSSDIYDELLTILQDRWKHN